In Phocoena phocoena chromosome 11, mPhoPho1.1, whole genome shotgun sequence, one DNA window encodes the following:
- the PNPLA3 gene encoding 1-acylglycerol-3-phosphate O-acyltransferase PNPLA3, with protein sequence MYDPERGWSLSFAGCGFLGIYHIGVTRCLSERAPHLLRDARRFFGASAGALHCAFLLSGVPLEQTLEALVDLVRSARSRNIGVLHPTFSLNKHVRDGLQRHLPDNVHQLISGKIVISLTRVADGENVLVSDFRSKDEVVDALSCSSFVPFFSGLIPPSFRGVRYVDGAVSNIIPFFDTKTTITVSPFYGESDICPKVKSTNFLHVDFTKLSVRLCSENLYLLTRVLFPADLKVLGELCFQGYLDTVRFLEENGICDRPPLCLSASPAESEVLEASWEHGSLQSSPSMAAGEARPEEATLLDHPHLSILPWDDSTLETLSPRLTIALREAIGNQDGYISKMCNFLPIKVMSYLVLPCTLPVESAIAMVQRLVMWLPDMPSDIQWLWWTTSRICSRVMTRLLPVEPYIKDTGQKLLN encoded by the exons ATGTACGACCCCGAGCGCGGCTGGAGCCTGTCCTTCGCCGGCTGCGGCTTCCTGGGCATCTACCACATCGGAGTGACCCGCTGCCTGAGCGAGCGCGCCCCGCACCTCCTGCGCGACGCGCGCAGGTTCTTCGGGGCCTCGGCCGGGGCGCTGCACTGCGCCTTCTTACTCTCTGGGGTCCCGCTGG AGCAGACATTGGAGGCCCTCGTGGACCTTGTCCGGAGCGCCAGGAGTCGGAACATTGGCGTCCTCCACCCGACCTTCAGTTTGAACAAGCACGTCCGAGATGGTCTCCAGAGACACCTCCCAGACAACGTCCACCAGCTCATCTCGGGCAAAATTGTCATCTCGCTCACCAGAGTGGCCGATGGAGAAAACGTGCTGGTGTCTGATTTTCGGTCCAAAGACGAAGTCGTGGAC gccttgtcttgttcctcctTCGTGCCTTTCTTCAGTGGCTTGATCCCCCCCTCCTTCAGAGGCGTG CGATACGTAGATGGAGCAGTGAGTAACATCATACCCTTCTTTGATACCAAAACGACCATCACTGTTTCCCCCTTCTATGGGGAGAGTGACATCTGCCCCAAAGTCAAGTCCACGAACTTTCTTCACGTGGACTTCACCAAGCTCAGTGTACGCCTCTGCTCCGAGAACCTCTACCTATTAACCCGGGTGCTATTCCCTGCGGATCTCAAG GTGCTTGGAGAGCTATGCTTTCAAGGATATTTAGACACGGTCAGGTTCTTGGAAGAGAATG GCATCTGTGACAGGCCCCCTCTGTGCCTGAGTGCATCGCCAGCAGAGTCGGAAGTCCTTGAGGCCTCCTGGGAGCACGGGAGCCTGCAGTCTTCCCCGAGCATGGCCGCCGGGGAGGCGAGGCCTGAGGAAGCCACACTGCTGGATCACCCACACCTCAGCATCCTGCCCTGGGACGACAGCACCCTGGAGACCCTGTCGCCCAGGCTCACCATAG CCCTGAGGGAAGCAATTGGAAACCAAGATGGGTACATAAGCAAGATGTGCAACTTCTTACCAATTAAGGTCATGTCCTACCTGGTGCTGCCCTGCACGCTACCCGTGGAGTCCGCGATTGCTATGGTCCAGAG ACTGGTGATGTGGCTTCCAGACATGCCCAGCGACATCCAGTGGCTGTGGTGGACGACCTCCCGGATTTGTTCTCGAGTGATGACGCGTTTGCTCCCCGTGGAGCCCTACATCAAGGACACAGGACAAAAACTCCTGAATTAA